The genomic segment AAGGTACTTTTGTTGATGCAGAGCTTCCATCTAAATATGCAAGTTTGATTTCACCTAAAGAATGGGAAACGTTTAAATCCAAACGAAAAACCCAAGAATTTAAGAGTGTAAGTGAAACAAACCGGCAAAGAGCATCAAGTCCGGCGTATCCCTATAGAAAAGGGCGTGTTGGATATGGACGCTTAGAGCAGTCTATAGTAAGTATCTATAAATTGCATTGATATACTTGTTATATTTGATCATATTTTGTCATGAGTTATATTTGATCATATTATGCTTAATGTGTAGTTAACAAAGGAGAATAGTTCTGAAACATCTCTTCCggcacatgttttgtggaaggaagcccgtgtcGGTAAGGATGGAAAGATTAAAGAAGACGTTCAACAAGTATTTGAGAAATGTGTAAGTATAGCATTATTTAAGACAATAACACTTTGACTTTGACACTTTTGAATCGTCCAATTTCGAACACTTTGACTTTGACACTTACTTAAGACAATAACATTACTATTGTGTGTATGTTCATATGATTTTCAGGAGACTCTATCTCAATCTATAGTTCCATATGAAGACACTGATTGCAGGAGCATACTGAGTCGAGCATTAGATGTTCCcgagtattctggtcgggtgaggggcAAGGGATTTGGGATCACTCAAAAATCCTTGaatattaaaaaacaaaagaCTCCTAGCAATAAAGAACTGCAGCAAACTTTGGAAGCATTAAAAGCTGAAGATCTTGAATTAAGAAAGGAAAGAGAAAGAGATCGAGCAGCGGGTTTTAAAGATACTAGTGACAAAGATAGTATCAATTGTAATTTTCAACCGACTATTCCAGAGGTAATTATATATCTTATTATGAAATTAAATTAGCTTAATTTATTTAATTGTCATATATACACATTAAAAATGTCatatttattattggttttagggcatttcaccttgtcacCTCTACTTAGCGAGACCGACttatcggatggttggcaaggggAAAGTTCATAACAATTTGGGTGAATTACTTCACACTAAACCGCTCCCTACTGGATCTTTGAAAGTCTCGGTTGATATTGCTTTGGAGAAGGATGCGTTATTACCACATCCTGACGATGTTTCGGATGCAACTTTATTGGGAGATGCCATAGGTTcatttgttgcatggccgacagACCTCATTAtcgtaggatatgaggtatgcttaaaaccATTATGAACCTTTAGGTATTCAAATTTTTTACGCGCATTTTACGTACACATTTTTTACATGTTAATGTTAAttagactcccacaaaatccaaagCAAAAGATAAGGGGATTGCGCGGgaaatcgagtcagttgcatcgCAAAAAGAGGTACATCACAATTATATGCTATTTAGATTCCTGTTAATTCGTCATCTTACACTTCACCTTACTAATTATATGATATTTAGATTCCTGTTGCTAAGAAGACTGAAATTTCCAAGAGGACCGGGGCTAAAAAGAAAAATCCTTCCAAGTATAGAGCGTGCCTCCATACATATTTAGAAACGACAGATATTTCGGATGGATGTGTTCGTTTAATACCTATGGATGGAGCTATTTTTGGTTTTGAGTATGCCGAGCCATTGGGTAAAGAggattttgatcaaatt from the Lathyrus oleraceus cultivar Zhongwan6 unplaced genomic scaffold, CAAS_Psat_ZW6_1.0 chrUn0568, whole genome shotgun sequence genome contains:
- the LOC127114551 gene encoding uncharacterized protein LOC127114551 isoform X2 codes for the protein MASNEDHPHGDETVGGAEREIKRGITVMKKVIRDRDRGVLIKVHWNEGGQLIEPNGSTLTSFIGALVRNEVPITCDNWRNKQLNEAKDKIWSEIKRCFDIEENRRDHCLKLAGKLLRGFRTFLSTTFLRDTEGTFVDAELPSKYASLISPKEWETFKSKRKTQEFKSVSETNRQRASSPAYPYRKGRVGYGRLEQSILTKENSSETSLPAHVLWKEARVGKDGKIKEDVQQVFEKCETLSQSIVPYEDTDCRSILSRALDVPEYSGRVRGKGFGITQKSLNIKKQKTPSNKELQQTLEALKAEDLELRKERERDRAAGFKDTSDKDSINCNFQPTIPEGISPCHLYLARPTYRMVGKGKVHNNLGELLHTKPLPTGSLKVSVDIALEKDALLPHPDDVSDATLLGDAIGSFVAWPTDLIIVGYETPTKSKAKDKGIAREIESVASQKEIPVAKKTEISKRTGAKKKNPSKYRACLHTYLETTDISDGCVRLIPMDGAIFGFEYAEPLGKEDFDQILYHTQLSVGVINTYMRYLYDKLMGPRGLEQRFSFLNPMKTNLTEMIRKPDEVRTYVVERFMADTDREKLFFLPFNTGDGGHWLLVAINPFKEIVYYLDSLHNDWTTYPAMKTIVDTIIQTVRAQRKIQVPKRKANNITWNRVECPRQRNNIDCGYYTLRFMKETLLMDRTDIPSDYFDEYRCAYYSKDQLDEIKEELCQFIIELQVL